Part of the Zingiber officinale cultivar Zhangliang chromosome 8A, Zo_v1.1, whole genome shotgun sequence genome, GCAGAAGGAAGGCCGGCGGcaactcgtcggaccagaggaaggGAGGAGAAGTCGCTGGTCGgccggggctggctagggcacagaggaaaggtggcgccgtgaggagatcggagaggctAGGGCTCGGATAGCGGCTCTCGTCTGCCGGCGTCGGCCGTGGCGATCGGGAGACGCGAGAGGAAGgaggcgtcggcagaggagaagaagaactgCCGCGGGCGGTTAGAGCTTCGGagtgagagaagaagaaaggcgcgggtgagggcacggggagaagaaagaaataagaaataagaaaaagaaaatataaaaagaaaaggaaatataaatatttcctcacttaaatagagTAACCCAAATAGGCTTTCCTGGAGCtcagttttatccccgtaaactcgtccatacgagttccgaaaaatttccgaaaaatttccaaaaattccggaaaaattcccttattaatattcgcctatttccggtattttacattctcccccactaatagaaatttggtcctcaaatttcgttatctaccgttagcaaacactaacaacaggtaaagcgtatgaatgctgaacggtaaattaaatcacatatctcaagggAAAAGATGGGGGTTattgagctcggatagtatcctcgagctcccaagtagcctcctcgtccgaatgatgctgccatccgactttaaccaaccggatagtcttgttccgcaactgatgctCTTTTCGGTCCTGAATCTGTACTGGAATCTCCTCATAGGTAACGTCAGACTAAATGGGAACTGAGATTATCAGACAACACGTGAGCTGGGTCTGCTATGTATCTCCTCACCACTtccatgggtgaaactcgcagaaatacatggtcgcaaatggagaacgctAGGAGTCTGCGTCTCCGACCAGCATAACACTTTTGGCGATCCTGCgtctctaacatcctccgtctgataatacggatcaactatgcctcatgctgagctctatgaggtcccaacaactgggcctcactcacggattctcgtcctgatcgacgactgagcaactatggtaacaagaataccctgctcggtctgtcgctgctcctcaaggtctaactcggagaaaccctgaatcaagtttgtgaccacaactcgatggcaggctaaagtccctctggacttctggctaaatgcatcggcaaccacattagcttttcccgggtgattgctaatggtacaatcaaaattcttcaggaactccatccatctcctctgttgaagattaagttccttctgaatgAACGGATATtggagactctgatggtctgtgcgaatctcaatgtaatattatACAGGTATtaccgccaaatcttcatggcaaaaataataatgaccaactccagatcatgagctgggtatttcttctcatgctccttccactatcgagaagcatatgagaatactctaccgtgctgcatcagaacaacacccataccctgtagaaacgcgtcaatgtagaggacaaatccgtcctctccagaagatgaaaactaaaaatcgaagccgacactaatctccacttcagctcctagaagctgatcttgaaatcctcagtccaagtaaacttcacgccttccatggtcaggcgtgtaagtagcatggcaatccatgagaaaccctcaacgtatctccggaaatatcgagccaaacaaaggaagttgcgagcctcttctatagactccgtctactcccaacggtaacaacctcgatctcctgtggaaccacggtatactcctactggtgaccgtgtgtctcaaacatctcacagaagacaaccaaaatacgtactactgatcttcacatctagacgtttccatctaaacatctctagaactatgcaaagatgatgcgCGTGACTCACAGCGGATCCGATATAAATCACAatacaaatatctagtaatagatcatcaaacaaccacataacatttactctcataaatcattagaaatcaacacatcacaatatctgatctcacaatatccctcaacctcaaatcattctcaaaatgatcaaacatgataactccccaatgaacaattttcatcgtatcggataccctaatatccaaaagatatgagtataaaaactctactggctaagtcaacaggaatatgtaggtatcatccattagctagctaacaatagcagaggctgatatgtgcctccatctcctaatagtagtaacagaagctaaaactactgatggtatgatatgaaaaatcaccagagactataatccttgatctctattagggtcgaccaagatcagtggctaacccatcacatgtaatatggctacaacaaccagacaggtaataaagataaagtgctaatggatgtcctaactatcataaaataaacatcatacctatttgccgtctggagatgttccatcgctgtccagtccccaacttctgacctcaaaattctgaacgataaaatcgccggaaatccatataaatccgaaacggaaatccgaaacataaccataacggaaatccgtacaaaccaaaatagatatccaaaaatccagaacaccaaaagcaggtatccataacctgctctgataccaataaattggtatcagataaatctcgaaaatccaaaatacaaaaacccaacaagtatcgccaaacttagCGCTCTgctaccaagtaaataaattggtatcaggttatcccaaacatcaaaaatacgaaaacaaaagatcgtatacctgtgctctcataccactaaattgtcacgccccagaggagtccctgtccgaagaaatttcggcagcatctcccctgtacggcggacaatctgaaacttctacataacacatatacctcagccacagacggctggaattttaacaataagtaaaaacaatcaccacgcagtttatgtagatattcagcctctggctgtcacaaccacgcagttaataatagtaatcacaaataataatactctgactcgaaatccaccctactcaactacactcgtaaagctcaaatccgacgaactcacttcttctgccgtccaggcaggcatgtagtagaataaaatctaaatcataccaaaagtccatcaaacggaaggattccatacaatatccatatgtaaaatccaaaacaagactaaaacaaagtctgatagagaaaagttaaaataaaataacaactcaaaactagcagaggactagcactacgtgctgtgggaaccagcaactggaactgctcctgacagcctcaacctgaaaatatatcaacaatggaagcggggtgagtccaacactcagcaggtacaactgatatgcataataaaacaaataacagaaaccactaatcatgcgtacagtctcctgaatacgagaaggataaatgcaactgaaacgaaatcaggagataactgtactaatcggaatcaaagtacaaaggtaacagggtcgtcagaccggggaagtcataatcctgtatgcatgtcaatcatatgcatccatataaatgcagcaagtaaatgcagcaatcacaaacaatatatgcaataaatgcatatggtgaccgtgcactctgacatcactgctcctgatgagcgaccgagtggacgggatgctgtcggagtactcctgtcctctgaccccaaatcataaatgggggagttcAATActttcatctcccggtacacgatgacggggaggatatctctgccggctaccacgctgagtcaactGACCAACGGAAcgaaacagagtccaccatctgtcggctaccacgctactacactaaatgccaacggagctaaacagagcggaactgactgccggctaccacgctgagtcacctgaccaacggagccaaacagcagaaccgccgcacacctgcctgatataccactaatccatgggtggtggcgTGTGTAGTACATGTAACCGGCGatgcgctcacaataatggagcagacaaccgcacagcatgcaatcatgcaagatgatgcatgactctaaacatggcaatatcatgaatagcatagcaagatccatacataaataaaaggtgtaccacaaatcaatgtatcagatggaaggtacacaaacagatagggtatcaaataaactctaggtcctgaacatgatgtatcatatggttgggtcactaccgaaagcatgtatagtcagataaataataacatgcagtgtataataaataaacaaacaacatgtaacagatcatgtagtgaccaaccgaatcaaatggaaaacacaatcattgctatatgttaaacactttattatgcatatcaaaagacataagtcaaagtacccgcctccaaatagaaTAGTCCAAACCGgtagtcgagatactcgtctcgcgtcaaggtcctgtgataagtcctacaatttagctaagtataaacaaatagctaaataaattcctaATCACAAGACCATCATCCTGTATACAAGaattaatctacacatgatcatctatctaaaaataatcgaatcaaaacaatgatctatagcatgtatcaaatgcTCCACACCTTACCTTACTTCTCAGCCGTTCTTGCTGCCAGTAAACCTGACCGAAGCGAGGTAAATGGTGTTGCCCTCTAAATCAAATACCCTACATCAATAATCCACACttaactaacttaaaaatttatcacTGCACAGATGCTAACCTTAAAGTATAGCAGTAAATCTACAACTCACTACCGCAACTCAGAGATCAAGATCTCACTTCTCACCCTCCTCAACTGATACACAGTCCAGACTGCGACTGCTGAACCAAGAAACAACCCACAGCAACAACTTCTCTTCAGGATTCCAGTATACTGTTCTGATCAAAGGAAATGGCAAAAGTGGAGACCCCGGATCAGATTTGGGATTCAACCATATTATTCCAATAACAActtaaattcaagaaaataattTACTCATCTTACCTCAATTCGCAACAGGGACGTTGCTGCCGGAGGAAAGTAGCCGCTGGAAGGTGGCTGTCGGACCCAAGAACAACCCACAGCCAACCCTAATTCCTAAACCCACTGAACAGCACAACGTGGAAGCAACTTCCACtcggaaaaggagaagaagagtcGGCGCTAATGCTGAGGAGTCTAGGGCACGACCAAGTGGAGGAGGTCGGCACTGGGGTCGAAGACGGCGGCGTCGGCAGGCACAATGGTGGTGGCAGCCGGCGCTAGAGCAGAAGGAAGGTCGGCGGcaactcgtcggaccagaggaaggGAGGAGAAGTCGCTGGTCGgccggggctggctagggcacagaggaaagGTGGCGCCGTGAGGAGATTGGAGAGGCTAGGGCTCGGATAGCGACTCTCGTCTGCCGGCGTCGGCCGTGGCGATCGGGAGACGCGAGAGGAAGgaggcgtcggcagaggagaagaagaactgCCGCGGGCGGTTAGAGCTTCGGcgtgagagaagaagaaaggcgcgggtgagggcacggggagaagaaagaaataagaaataagaaaaagaaaatataaaaagaaaaggaaatataaatatttcctcacttaaatagagtaacccaaacaggctttcctggggcTCAGTTTTattcccgtaaactcgtccatacgagttccgaaaaattcccgaaaaatttccaaaaattccgaaaaaattcccttattaatattcccctatttctggtattttacatttgtaatggtggagaagaagacaCCATCGTagatgataaaaagaaaatttgaacaagtcatttttttaatcattttttttagaaGGGGAACTTTAGTGTAACGATAAAGTTGTGTGACCTAGAGGTCATGGGTTTGAGTCTTAGAGATAGTCTCTTGCAAAGAAGGGTAAGCTTGCGTACAATAGACTCTTTTCCAGGATCCCATATTAGTGAGAGCTATTAGAAACCATGCGatctagagggggagggggtgaataacttcgATTACTTCTAGTcttgatctcgtgctcgtcgtttgAATGCGCAACGGAAACCTTGATTCAAACTTAACTCTACATCCATAATTccgagattttacttggtatccgccTCTTATGCGACTAATACAAGGCCCTACTCCTAGTGATCTCCCTCCAATATGAACTTTTTTTCAGATACCttccgaaggcggagaagtctcttacaagcaaatacaaagatacaaacaaaatcaaaagaaagcaaaacAAACACATTGACACAACTGAGCTTTTCTTTGGATGCTTGTTGCTTGAGAATGCCTCTTATTAGTCCggaaatgcagcaacactttgctccaaaacTCCCAAGAATCGACCCCTTCAAATCTTCATGAAATCCTCTTTTATAGGGTTGGTTGCATTCAGGCTGATTTTCGCCTACCAATTGCTAGACTTTACCAATCAATTGTCATCGAATTCGACTGTTTAAACCTGCAAAATAACTATTTTTACCTAATCAATCGATTGCACCAATTGATTGCTAGCCTCTAATTGATTATACCAATCAATTTGGGAGTGTTCTGTCCGCTCGAAATAGACTACCAATCTATTGCATCAATTGATTGGTTAAGTAGTAAATATATAGATCTTGACGAGCTCCATGTTGCACCAAAAATTGCCTTGTtttgatatccgagtcaaaagttataacctTTGGAAGTTTGCTCTATTGGAACTTCCTCGTTTCATGCCAATTCCATGTTGGACTTTAGGCAGCCAAGTGTCAGGTCCACCGTGaccccacttagatttttctcttgccaactACCTGTTAGACTTCtgaacaccaagtgttcgatcactCGTCTTCGTTCCAACTTCCTATTGATCTTTCGATTACCCAGTGTCTGGTCAATCGTGACCCGCCTAGACTTTTCTCACCTCATGCCAATGTCACGTTGGACTTTTGACATCGTTAaatatcaagtcaaacttgacctacttgacttctcatgCCAACTCCCCATTGGACTTTTGACattattcggtcaaccttgacctacttgacttctttactatcaagtatctggtcaaccttaataTACTTGACATCTTACTAACATATTGATCATACATCACAACTTAAACTCGAGTCAACCTGAGCTTGATCAACCTGGTCGACCTTAACTTAAGGTCGATTgcattaacaatctcccccttttgatgtttgacaatatgtttaagttagccCAACTTTCCTTCTTTATCCTTCTTTTTATGCCAAGGCATGAATGAGagttttctaacttaaatcctacattctcttcctttggcacacatcaaaaatctTTTCTCGAGATCCATTTATGTTAAATTTCTAAATCACAATGGTGGTTCCCTATCTTCCATTATTTTCAATGCTTAATCTTGACCATACACCcattatcctttttttttttcaatccttCAAATCTCTCCCCTTCATTTCCAATTCATGCCTTTAAGGTGGACCTCCCTCTCAAAACATGCtccaacttctatcattgcaccaataatgatttagaatttctaaacctttaggaaatcccaAAAATTTAAGTCATGAGGTTGAAAATTCAACCTTAAATCTAAACCTTCTTCTTAAATCCGCATATTCCCCCTTTTAACGTTCCTTTCTCATTTTTATCGAGAAAATCACCTTTGAATGTTTATCCATGCATATTAGAGGGCTAGAGATAGTTAAAATACCTAGGGGTGGCTTAACCAACTAAAATAAACTCATTTCAGCTAAAAATGCCAATTTGAAATTGTAATTTTTCAAACCGAATTTCAATTTAGGGTAATcaacaccaatcgattggtggccTGAAAACTTGAAATTCTAATTTTTCTAACCaaatttcagaaatgcataaataatttatgattttttaaaaatcatgaaatttcatatatatattacTTATGTCAAATGCTATTTGGAAAAAATAGTTCTCTataaaaatacatcttattttccaAGAATAGTATAAAGTTGGAAACTCTTGAAATTTCAATGTCTAACTTTGTATCAACATAATCAATGGTGATTCCTATTAACAACTAGATTTCACCAAAGTTTTTCAAGGTACTTTTGAAAtggttttcaaataaaatttctaaCCATGATCTATGGGCTAAATGCAAATCACTACACACTAGCAACTAGACTTCACCAAAGTTTTTCAAGGTACTTTTGAAATGGTTTTCAAATACAATTTCCAACTATGATATATGGGCTTAATACAAAATTCATTtggtttgatgaaactaaaactcatttTGATACATCAATTGCATCTTGAACTTAGTTCGTCATCCTAacttctcacttgtatctaatatatTTCAATACACACGCAACTTAACCCTATGattcttgtgagatgtaaaataggttttccctaaactaaaggatcatgcatctctaactaAGCATTTTAAACTTGATCTTCCTACCTAGGATGTCAACTAATACCATTGTTCTTAATTTCAagaaatttaaagtttatgcaTGTAAATGAGTATGACATACATTGCATATCTTTCAAAAAGAAATCTAAATCTATCATAACTTGAATGATACATGTATGACATGATTTGTATTATGAATGTATGATACAATGTCATTGCATGTGATAGAGCACACAAGCATGGTAGTTGTAGCATAAAGTAAATACCTAGATTTCCGTTACGTGTCATCATTTAATTATTGTGTCAAATACTCGATTTGACATAAGTGGTCTATCTCCCTCAAATGTGCCAAAAATTCCAATTTGGCACACTTTTGAAGTCTATCCTATTCGTGCCAATTTGATTAATCTCAATACCTTAAATCTTTATCGGCACACTATAAACTCTTCAAAGATAAAGATCTTCTCATTTTCAAGATGTCAcaataccttgaaaatgctctaaaAATGTCAACTTCACATGGTCGgattaactacctttccaattaaggttggcataCACTATACCCATCTAGTGAGAAGAGATcacactcttaggaacccaatactcATTGGAACTCATTGGGTGCACTAGGTACTCATTAGGGTTAACCTCCCTATATACCTTCTTAATGACtctcttaggcttcttagaaaccgTAGTCATGCTAGTCTCCTCAAGGTCAATACTAGGAATAATCTTCCTTGTAATCTTAACTATGGTATGAGGTCATGCTTTACTTGGACTTAGATTTGTATCTCAAGCCCATCTTGTCCATAGATGACTCTTgtcttcctaaacctaggtttttctTTTTGGACCCTTTAACattatttgtcattttttttagggttttcaccaatttatcaagtcttgacatcAAAACTTGTTTTTCAATCCTTAAGTCACTAATCCTTGACTTATCATGAATGTCTTAGATATTTCTTTTTCTAGGCATGCGTCTAGTCTTCTTAGGATTTTTTATTAGATCCATCCTATTCTTAGGTGAGGTTGTTTTGACATGATATGATTTAAAATAatccttaggtctatcattttccttatttccatgATAAATGACACTAAGATGATAAAATCTATTTCTAACATGGTCATTATCATGAAATAAAGAAAtaccattaactaatggtactttaGATCTTGCTTTAGGTGCTCCCTCtaaacttgagctcccttctttgtTCTTACTTGAAAGCCTCCTCTTTGGACATTAATTTTgctaatgtcctttttgattgcataAAAATTACACAATGTGCTCTTTGCCCTTTCATATCAAGGTTCcgacttcttttgatttctcCCTCACCTTGGGTGCTAAGTTAGTCTTTTTCTTCATCAAGTTAGGACATTTGcttttgtagtgtcctttttccttgcactcatagcaaataatataatctttatttttaacaattgaaattgttataccttcgcTCGTAGAGGTGGTGCATTCTTCTTCCTCATTGGCTCCGAAAGTTAAGGGTTCTGCTTTCTCCGGTGTCAATGAGCTCtctcctcaatccttgaggtggatgttTCTTTATCTTCCATCTCtaatgttgagcacctctcaacctctgaGTCATCGTGCTCTAGTGTCAACGAATCTCCCTCCCATAGTTGTCAAAAGCACTCAAGGGTCTTGGGGCTTAAAACGCAATGCGAAACGCACACTTTATGGGAAAAAGCCTAATAAACAAAAGGACTGATATATCTATTAAAAGTCTTTGAAAATGTCTTTAAAAATCCAAATGACCATAACTAAAATATTCTTTGATGAAGCGGTAgattatttaaaaactaaaaataaatcaaaagtctttgaaaatgcaatagatgaaatatcaaatatcaaaataatcttcttcttcatcttcattgtcCAAATCTACGTCACTAGCTCAATCGCTTGATTTGTATCCATCAGTATCTTCATCAGTTTCATCGTCAAGGTTAATCTCTTCTTCATTTACAAGACTAGTTTGAGCTGAAAATTGCTTTCTTTTTGCTGATGCAGATGATGATGCCCCTTTTGAAGAAGATGCATTTTGAAATCGAAAGTCATATGCACTTTCACCAACCCCAGATGCTCGTGCTACATCACTCCAACGCAAATCTTCACCTTCATAGGCAAAATCATTATCATTGTCTATATTACTGTCATCCAATTTTCCCAACAACTATTCATTACTATCATTTATCTATGACAAAGTAATAAGATCAATCTTATATCGCATGTCATATCTTCTCCTCAAAGCTCTATTGTACTTGATATATACCAAATCATTCAATCGTTGTTGAGATAAtctatttcttttcttagaatgtatctacaaaaaaattaaaaagtaaaaaagttaTGTCCAcgatataaattttaatatattaaaaaaaattctaatttacatgTTCAAAAACACTCCAATTATGTTCACAACTTGAAGAAGAGCATGcgagtatcaaaatcttcattgTAAATGTTTTTAATTCAGGTGTTGATGCACCATAAGAAGACCACCAATCAGCTTGAAATACAAAAACATATAAGATTAACTTTATTACTAGAATATTgataatgcataatatattatttatgaatTTACCTGATGATTTTGAAGTTCTTTGTCAAATAGCCATTGGCAAACCAAAAAGTACTACTTTCTTGTATTTCTCCAATTGATTCGTAATCTTATCCTGTAATCCTCACCTCTCAACAATCTAGATATGCACTTGTACAAATCCTCCATCACTTTTGTATCATTTTCTATGTTAAGGTTTGAGTAAAAATACTCTGGATTCAAGAAATATCCGGCTGCGTACAAAGGTCGATGGAGTTGAACATTCCATCTTTtgtcaatgaattcaaaaatgctacggtatttttctttcttgttgttaaaTGACGCAACAATAGCTTCTTTGGCTCTGTCCATTGACTCATAATATAACCCATAGGAGACCTTTTCCTGTCTACCATTTACAATACTTTCACTAATGGACCACCAACTTTTAATGCAAAAACCATATTTTTCTAAATAGAAGTCATCAATATCACTTATGCTACACGCTTTCCTGCAACCTCTTTAGAAAATTGACTATTTGCCCACTTTTCAGATGTAAATATTTTTTCTCAGATTTGCTTGTTGTAAGTGAAACTGCTTTAAAGTCAAAAAAGTGGTTGTGAAACGTGTCTTTGCGATTCTTACCATGTCTCTCTGTCCAGTAaattctctcatcatgctcaatACATGTGGTCTATTATAAATATAACCATTCACCATCAATGCTCGTTCATGTAATTTTTTGAGATGTGGAATTTTGAATATATCCTTGAGCAACAAATCTAAACAATGAGTTGTATAGGTAGTCCAATACAAGTGTGGAAATTAGTTTTCCAAAAGATGacctgaaaaaataaaataaatttagtcaaaaaatttaaaatatgatcCAATTCTTAATTAAAagtaatataaatttaaaatattacttgCACTGACATTGCAACTTGCATTATCTGTTACAACCTAAACCACATTTTTTTCTCCAATGCTatacacaaatttagaaagtaaCTAAAACATCTTGTCAGCTGTGTGAGAATAGCCTAAAGCATCAACTGATTCAACAAATACGCTTCCTTTAGGTCCATTTACTAAAAAATTTATAAGAGCCATGCCCTTTTTATCCATCCACCCATCTGCTATGATTGTACATCCAAACTTAGCATGATCTTTTTTATGGGATTTGAGAAGCTAGTTCATATTTGCCAACTCCTTCAAATACTTAAACTTgacttc contains:
- the LOC122011123 gene encoding uncharacterized protein LOC122011123; the encoded protein is MDRAKEAIVASFNNKKEKYRSIFEFIDKRWNVQLHRPLYAAGYFLNPEYFYSNLNIENDTKVMEDLYKCISRLLRADWWSSYGASTPELKTFTMKILILACSSSSCEHNWSVFEHIHSKKRNRLSQQRLNDLLLGKLDDSNIDNDNDFAYEGEDLRWSDVARASGVGESAYDFRFQNASSSKGASSSASAKRKQFSAQTSLVNEEEINLDDETDEDTDGYKSSD